The DNA sequence AGCATGAACTCCTCGATCAGCCAATTGGCGGGTCCCATCACCTTCTCATACACGCCCAGCGGCCGGCCTTTCTCATCCAGCCTGAACTTCACTTCGTTGCCGCCGATCTCCAATGCTCCGTTGTCGATCCGCTCTTTGCGCATGATCTCCGACAGCCGATGCAGGGTGAGCACCTCCTCCTTGAAGGGGCCATTCGCGCCATCGATGATGGCCTGTGCCTCGGCATACGCGAAGCGATGGTGCGAGCGCATCACGGTGCGGCCGAACCACTCACCGCGCAGGCTTGCCCGATCATCGAGTTCGAAAATGGCGCTGAAGCTCAGCTTGTCCGTGTGTGGGTTCAGGGAGCACAGGTCGTTGCTGAGCTTCTCGGGCAGCATGGGCACCACGCGGTCCACCAGGTATACGCTGGTGGCGCGGCTGGCGGCCTCCATGTCGATCACGCTGCCGGGCTTCACATAGTGGCTTACGTCCGCGATGTGGATGCCGATCTCCCAGTTGCCGTTGTCCAATTTGCGCACGCTCAGCGCATCGTCCAGGTCCTTCGCATCGTCCGGGTCGATGGTGAGGGTGGGGATGGCGCGCACATCGCGGCGCCTGGCGGTCTCGGCCGGTATGACGCCATCGGGGATCTCCTCGCTCGCCTTCAGTACGCTTTCCGGGAACTCCAGCGGAAGCCCGAATTCGGCCAGGATGGCGTGCATTTCCACCTGGTGCTCCCCGGCCCTGCCCAGTACTCGGGTCACCCTGCCCCGGGGCAGGTCCCGAGCGTCCTTCCATTCGCCCAGTTCGATGATGGCCTTGTCGCCCTCCTTCGCCCCGTTCACATCGGCTGGTCCAATGAAGAAGGGTTGTTGCACCCGCTGGTCGTCGGCCACCAGGATGGTACGCCCATCGTGCCGGTGGATGGTGCCAACGAACTCGGTACGCCGCCGCTTGAGCACCTCCAGCACCTTGCCTTCCGGCCGGGAGCCACGCCCACCGCGCGCCTTGATCAGCACGGTATCACCATGCAGCGCCGTGCCGATGTCGCGTTGCGGGATGTACACATCGTCCGCGCCCGCCTCCAGCGATCGCACGTACCCGGCCCCGCTGGCGATGATGTCGATGGTCCCCTCCGAAGTGTCCTTGCCGCCGGTCGCCGTGTAGCGGCCCTTCTTGCCGCTGTGGATGCGGCCTTCATCCAGCAGCAGGTCGATCGCGTCGAAAAGCTCGTAACGATGCCCCTTGTCCTTCAAGCCCAGCTTCAGGGCCAGTTGTTGGCTGGTGATCCCGGCGCTGCCGGCCCGTCTGATCGCCGCCAGGACATCGTCCTTGATGCGGCCTGGGCGGTGCTGGGGTCGTTCTCGGGGCATGGGTGGAAGGGTGGGGGGCTGACGGGGGCGCAATTTAGCCGGGCGGACGCGGCAGGACCTTTGCGGCGCAGGGCCCTCCTACACGATCCGGCGTCCGTTCCCGCCCCCCATCCACGATCGTGGAAAACCCGGCCGGATCGCTACATTTGCAGCCCTTTTCCGATGCCCCCGACCCCGGAAAGCGCCTTGCCGATACCATGCAACAGGAAAGCTCCAAGATCTTCAGCGGTACCGCCACGCGCTACCTGGCCGAGAAGATCGCCGCGGCCAGCGGCGAGCGCTTGGGGGAGGTCACCGTGGCGCGCTTCAGCGATGGGGAGTTCCAGCCCAGCTATGAGGAGACCGTGCGGGGAGAATTGGTGTTCATCATCCAAAGCACCTTCCCGCCCGCCGACAACCTGTTCGAGCTTTTGATGTTGGTGGACGCGGCCAAACGCGCCAGTGCCAAGCGCATCGTGGCGGTGATCCCTTACTTCGGCTTCGCCAGGCAGGACCGCAAGGACAAGCCGCGGGTGAGCATCGGCGCCAAGCTTGTGGCCAATATGCTCACGGCGGCCGGGGTGGATCGGATCATGACCATGGACCTGCACGCCGACCAGATCCAGGGCTTCTTCGAGGTGCCGGTGGACCACCTCTTCGCCAGCACCATCTTCCTGCCCTACATCAAGGAATTGGGCCTGAAGGAACTGGTGATGGCCGCACCCGACACCGGAGGCACCAAGCGCGCCAACGCCTACGCCAAGCACCTGGGCGTGGACATGGCCATCTGCTACAAGCAGCGCAAGGTGGCCAACCAGGTGGACAGCATGACCGTGATCGGCGACGTGAAGGACAAGAACGTGGTGCTGGTGGACGACATGATCGATACCGCCGGCACCCTCACCAAGGCCGCTGACATGATGATGGATCTGGGCGCCACCAGCGTGCGCGCCGTATGCACCCATGCGGTCCTGAGCGGAGAAGCCTATGAGCGGATCGAACGAAGCGCCCTGGCCGAACTGATCGTCACGGACACCATTCCATTGCGCCCTGCCAAGGATGCGCCCACCACCAAGATCAAGCAGCTTTCCGTGGACCACCTCTTCGCCGATGTGATCCGGCGGGTGCGCAGCCACGAGAGCATCAGCAGCCATTTCATCATCGCATAACTCCGATACCCCACGGCCATGAACAAAGTAGCCCTCAGCGGCGAGGTCCGCAACGAAACCGGCACCAAGGGTGCCGCACAACTGCGTCGCGCCAAGCGCGTGCCCTGCGTGCTCTATGGCGGCGGCACCACCCACCACTTCAGTGTGGAGGAAGCCGCCCTGAACAAGATCGTGTTCACCGCCGAGGTGAACAGTGTGGAACTGGACCTGGGTGGCACCAAGACCCTGGCCCTGGTGAAGGACAAACAGTTCCACCCGGTGACCGACCAAGTGATCCACGTGGATTTCGTGGAGTTGAATGAGAACGCCCCCGCCCGTGCCACGCTGGCCGTGAATCTGCATGGGCAGCCCGTGGGTGTGCGCAAGGGAGGCAAGTTGAAGCAGAGCATGCGCAAACTGCGTGTGAAGGGCCTTCCCGTGCACATCCCGCAGCATTTGGATGTGGACGTATCCGGCTTGGATGTGAACCAGCAGATACGGGTGGCCGATCTGAAGTTCGATGGATTGACCCTGATGGAGCGTCCGGAGGATGTGGTGGTGGCCGTGCGCCTGGTGAAGAAAGTGGAAGCCGCCCCCGTGGCCACCGCTGCGCCAACCGCAGCTGCCGCCCCCGCCAAGGCCGAGGCCAAGCCCGCTGCCAAGAAGTGATCGCGGCGGTCGCCGCCCATTTCCATGCACCTACGCGGACCCGGCGATCGCCGGGTCCGCTTCTTTTGTACCGGACATGAAGTCGCTCATTGTGGGGCTCGGCAACCCCGGACCCGAATACGCGGATACCCGACACAACATCGGCTATCAAGTGCTGGACCTCCTGGCGGCACACAAGGGCGTGCGGTTCCAGCCGGCGCGCTATGGCGACCACGCGGAAGTGCGCCACAAAGGCCGGGTCCTCGTCCTGATGAAGCCCACCACCTTCATGAATCTCAGTGGGAAAGCGGTGCGCTACTGGGTGGAGCAGGAGAAAGTCCCACTTGAGCGCCTGCTGGTGATCACGGACGATCTGGCGCTGCCATTCGGCACGATCCGCATTCGCGCCAAGGGCGGTGCGGGTGGGCACAATGGCCTCACAAGCATCATCGAATTGCTCGGTACGGAAGAATTCGCCCGGCTTCGATTCGGGATCGGGAGCGACTTTCCCCAGGGCCGGCAAAGTGAATATGTCCTCGGACCTTGGGGCGCAACAGAACGCGAGACCCTTCAGGCGCGCACTGAGCTGGCGGCCCAGGCGGTGTTGCATTTCGGACTCATGGGCGTGACAGCGGCCATGAACGAGTTCAACAAACGCTGAGGTCCCGCCCCCTGTGCGGGTGACTAACTTCGCACGCAGAAACACGTCCCATGCTATCCAAGAAGATCGAAGCTGCCCTGAACGTACAAGTGGCCGTGGAGGCCAGCAGCAGCCAGGCCTACCTCGCCATGGCCAGTTGGGCCGAGAACCAGGGCCTCAGCGGCACCGCGGCTTTCCTGTACCGCCACAGCGACGAGGAGCGCCTGCACATGCTCAAGCTCGTGAAGTTCATCAATGAGCGTGGCGGTCGTGCCGTCGTTCCCGCATTGAAGCAGCCGGGTACGAACTACAAGACCATCACCGATGTGTTCCAGGCCCTGTTGGACCATGAGACCAAGGTGACCAACGAGATCAACGGGGTGGTGGACCTGTGCCTGAAGGAGAAGGATTACACCACGCACAACTTCATGCAGTGGTACGTGGGTGAGCAGATCGAAGAAGAGGCGCTTGCCCGCACGCTCATCGACAAGTTGAACCTGATCGGCAACGACAAGGGTGGGTTGTACCTCTTCGATCGTGATCTGGAGACCATGAAGGGCGCCGACGGCGGCAATGCGGCCAGATAGGCCCGCTCAATCCCAAGGCCAGTCCCCGCCAATGCGCAGGGGTTGTTCCAGGCCCTGCTCCACCAACATCGCGCGGAGTTCCTGCTCCGTGTATCTGGCCGGCAGCTTGTCGGCCGCGGCGAGGCCATAGAGCAGCATGCCCACATGGCGTACGTTGTTCACCATGGCCTGCGGGTCCACCAAGTGGATATCGTCGCAGCTGCTGTGGTAGCAGCCATAGACATGTTTGCCCAGGTCGCTGAGGGGATAGATGACAGGAACGCCGGACATGAGGAAGGGCTGGTGGTCGCTGTGCAACCAGACCTGTTCGGAAAGCTCACCACGGAAATGCCCGTCAGTGGCAGCGCGGATGTCCTCGTTCAGGCGCCCCATGAGTTCCGCCCATCCCTGGGGGCCGCCTACGCCGAACCCGTAAGGGTTGCCGCTCATGTCCAGGTTGATCATGCAGCGAATGTTGGCGAGCTCGCCAGCGGCCTCGTAGTGCCGCACCAAAGCGCGTGAGCCCAACAGGCCTTGCTCCTCGCCCATGAAAAGCACGAAACGCACCGTGCGCTCCGGGCGGAATGGCATGGCCTGCATGGCGCGGGCCAGGTCCAGGATGGAATAGGCGCCCAGGCCATTATCGGTGGCGCCGGTGGCCAGGTCCCAGCTGTCCAGGTGGCCACCCACCATGATCACCTCCTGCGGCCATCGGCTGCCGGGTATCTCCGCGATCACGTTGTGCGCCTCCACGACCCGGCTGTCGTTGTTCATGCCCAGCCGTGCGGAGAGAGCTGCGCCTTGGGCCAGCCGCTGGCGCAGGTTTGCGCCATCCTCGGTGGCCACACAGGCCGCGGGCACCGGGATCAATTGGCCATCGATGGAGGCTGTTCCGGTGAGCAGCACGCCACCCTCCACCTGGTTCACGAACACGATGCCGGCCACGCCACGACCCAATGCCAGCGCGGCCTTCTCGCTGCGGTGCAGGTTCCTTGTTCCCTCCGGGGCATCCACCAGGCCGATGTTCACAAGGGCAAGTTTGCCGCGCAAAGCATCGCCCAGGCGATCCAGATCGGCAGGCAGACCGTTCCCGGCATCGATCAGCGGCGCCTCCACATCGGCCTCCAAGGGCGTATTGGCCAGTGCCACGGCGCCCAGGTGCAGAAAACCGTGCCCATCGCCAATGGTGAGTTGCACCCGGCCGCGGGACCAGGCCTGGGCGCTGAATGGGAAACGCTCCACATGCGGCAGTCCGGCGAGGCGGAAGAGACTGTCGGACGAAGCCTCGGCACGGGCACCCTCCGGGCTTCCCGTAAGCCGGTGGCCGATCGCTTCCACACTCCAGCGCAACCAGCGATAACCTTGGGCGTCCTGCTGCGCCGCGCGGTCGAAAGACCTGAGTCGGTCCAGCGGCGCCTGGGCGTCCACAGTTCCCTGTTGACAGATGCCCATGAGCAAAAGCCACAGCGCGCGGGCGATGCGGGTACTTTGCCCGGTGTGGCGACGTTTCGGCATGCGATCGGCTCAGGGCCGCGCCAAAACTAAGCTGGCCCATTCCATGATCGGCCGGGGATACAGGACCCTGTTGGTGCTCCCATTTCTGCTTTGCTCGGCATTGCCCGTGCAGCGCGACGCGGACAAGGACACCACGGCCATCCTGCAGGCCAACTACCTGTACAACATCGCCAAGCTGGTGGAGTGGAAGGACCCGGCCATGCGCAATGGCAACTTCATCATCGGGGTCATCGGCAATGCCAACCTGTATCAGGAATTGATCAAACAATACTCCACACGCACCATCGGCAGGCAGCCCATTGAGGTGCGCAAGCTGCCGCGTACGGCCGAGGTGGAGCAGTGCCACATCCTCTATGTGGGCCGCGATGATCTGGCCCTGTTGCCGGACATCTACAAGCGCAACCAGGGCCAGCCCACCATGGTGGTCACCGAGTACCAGGGCGCGCTGGAGGATGGCGCCGTGGTGAACTTCGTGAAGGTGGACAATCTGCTGAAGTACGAGCTCAGTCTGGCGAACGCCCAGAAGCACGGCTTGGTCGTGGGGGCCACATTGAAGAATCTTGCACACCGGGTGGAAGAATGATCCGCGCACGCCACATCATCATCACCACCGTGCTGTCGTTGATGGCCGGAACGTGGGTGCGCGCGCAGGGCGACCCCTTGGTCGAAGCGCTTCGCAAGTTCCAGGCTGGCGATCTGGTGCGCGCCAAGGAACTGATCGACCAGGCCGTGAAGGACCCCGCCCATGCCCAGGACCCCGAGGCCTGGCTCCTGCGTGGCTTTGTGTACAAGGACGGATTCAAGGACGCCAAACCCGGCCCCGAAGCCGACCTGGTGCGCAACGAAGCCCTCGCGAGCCTGTACACCTGCATGGGCCTTGACGACGAGGGCACGTATCGGGAGAATGCCATGCAGGCCTATGACTTCCTTGCGCGCACTTACTACAACGACGCCGCCAAGGCCATGCAGGAGCTCGACGACAAACGCGCCCTGCAGCTCTACGACAACTACAAGGAAGCCATGTTGCGGGTGGACCCCAGGGCCAACCTGCGCGCCCGTGACATCGAATTCCACAACGCGCTGGGCACCGTGTACACCAAACGTTTCGACCGGGACCGCACCGTGGTGGACTGGTTCAACAAGGCGGTGGACACCTTCCGCAAGGTGCTGACCATAGACCCGGAGAACTATGGGGCGAATTACAACCTGGCCACGCTCTACTACAACAGGGGGGTCTACAACATCCAGCGCATCTCGGCCGACGACGACATTCCCGGCATCCAACGCATCCAGGAGGTGAGCCGGGAGTACTTCATGGACGCCCTCCCCTACATGCTCAAGGCCCATGACATGAACCCGGGCCGGCGCGAAACCTTGCTTGGCCTGGAGATCATCTACTACAGCCTCCAGGACCAGGAACGGTCCGACCTCTACCGCAGGCTGTTCGAGGAACTGCCTCCTGTGGAGCAGGACCGATAGACGGATCCGCCATGGCGATGCGTATGACCATCGGGCGGAAGATCGGGATGGGCTTCGGCCTGTTCATCTTCTTCGCGCTCATCGTGGTGGTGCTCACCAACCGCACCCTGGAACGCAGCCGCGCGATCAACGAACAGATCAACCAGGTCTATTCCCCTTCGGTGGACGCCCTGGTGCGATTGCGCAACCTCACGGTCAGCGCGCACATGCTCATCAAGCACTGGGCGCTGCTGGAAAGCCGGGCCGACGCGCCGGAGAAGACCACCCTGGTGGAACTCACCACGCAGGAATTGCCCCGCCTGCTGGACCGTATCGATACGCTCATGTCCCACTGGGACCGCGAGGAGGTGGCCCTGATGGAGAGCGCCATCGCCGAGATGCATACGCTCTTCGCCCTGCACGACCGCATCAAGGAAATGCTGCCCTCGCTGGAAAGCTACAGCGACCCCTTCATCCACATGGCCCGCAATGACATGGCCGAGGAGGGCGGCGTGCTGGACCAGCAGCACGAGGTGGTGCTCGCGGGCCTGGACCGGCTGCTGGACATGCAGGAGGACAAGCGTCGCCACCTCGGTGGCAGCATGATCCGCAGTTTCGACTCGCTCAAATTCTTCGTGCTATATATGGGCATCGTGCTGGTGCTCATCGGTGCGGTCATCGCCGTGCTCATCGTGCGGGGTATCGTGCGGCCCCTGCGACGCCTGCGCAGCGTGCTGCTCAGCCTGGGGCGTGGCGTGTTTCCCCGCACCCGTATCCGCACCACCAACGATGAGGTCGGCGACATGAGCAAAGCGCTCACCGTGCTGGTGGACGGGCTGCGCCGGACCACCGAGTTCTCCCATGCGGTGGCCGCAGGCGACTTCACCGCGGACTACCACCCCCTGAGCGGGGAGGATGTACTGGGGCACGCCCTGCTGAAGATGCGTGACGAATTGGGCGAACGCGAACGCGTGCTGGAGATGAAGGTGATCGAACGCACAGAGGAGGTCGTACGACAAAAGGAGGAGGTGGAACGCCAGAGCCGCAGGATCGAGGAGCTCTACAACAACGTTACCGACAGCATACGTTACGCCAAGCGCATCCAGGAATCCATTCTGCCACCAGAGCGCCGCATACGGGAACTCCTGCCCGCGTCGTTCGTCCTGTATCGCCCCAAGGACATCGTGAGCGGTGACTTCTATTGGTTCGACCAGGTGGATGACAAGGTGCTGTTCGCGGCGGTGGACTGCACGGGCCACGGCGTGCCGGGCGCCTTCATGAGCCTGGTGGGCCACAACGGCCTCAACATGGCGGTGAAGGAACACGGCCGATCGCGCCCCAGCGAGGTGTTGCGGGAACTGAACCGCATCGCCTATGAGGCCCTGCACAAGGACCGTGAGGAGAGCCTGGTGCGCGACGGCATGGACATGGCCCTGTGCAGCTACGACCCCGCAGGTCGTGTGCTTGAGTACGCCGGCGCCAACTGTCCGCTTTATGTGGTGCGCGGATCGGAACTCCGACAATTCGCACCCGACAAGAACGCCATAGGCAGCCAGCACCTCAATGGCCAGGCTTTCACGGACCACCGGGTGAAGCTCGAACCCGGCGACATGGTCTACATGTTCTCCGACGGCTACGCCGACCAGTTCGGCGGACCACGTGGAAAGAAGTTCCTCTACCGCCGATTCCGCGATCTGCTCCGGGAGATCAGTGTACTGGACCCCGCGCAGCAGAAGGAGCGCTTGGATGAGGCCTTCCGCGAGTGGCGAGCGGGACACGAACAGGTCGATGACATCCTTGTGATCGGGATGCGCGCCTGATAGGTCGGGTGCTATTGGAAGGACCAGCCGCTCGCGGAGGTGCTCGTCTCGC is a window from the Flavobacteriales bacterium genome containing:
- a CDS encoding 50S ribosomal protein L25; protein product: MNKVALSGEVRNETGTKGAAQLRRAKRVPCVLYGGGTTHHFSVEEAALNKIVFTAEVNSVELDLGGTKTLALVKDKQFHPVTDQVIHVDFVELNENAPARATLAVNLHGQPVGVRKGGKLKQSMRKLRVKGLPVHIPQHLDVDVSGLDVNQQIRVADLKFDGLTLMERPEDVVVAVRLVKKVEAAPVATAAPTAAAAPAKAEAKPAAKK
- a CDS encoding M20/M25/M40 family metallo-hydrolase, with protein sequence MPKRRHTGQSTRIARALWLLLMGICQQGTVDAQAPLDRLRSFDRAAQQDAQGYRWLRWSVEAIGHRLTGSPEGARAEASSDSLFRLAGLPHVERFPFSAQAWSRGRVQLTIGDGHGFLHLGAVALANTPLEADVEAPLIDAGNGLPADLDRLGDALRGKLALVNIGLVDAPEGTRNLHRSEKAALALGRGVAGIVFVNQVEGGVLLTGTASIDGQLIPVPAACVATEDGANLRQRLAQGAALSARLGMNNDSRVVEAHNVIAEIPGSRWPQEVIMVGGHLDSWDLATGATDNGLGAYSILDLARAMQAMPFRPERTVRFVLFMGEEQGLLGSRALVRHYEAAGELANIRCMINLDMSGNPYGFGVGGPQGWAELMGRLNEDIRAATDGHFRGELSEQVWLHSDHQPFLMSGVPVIYPLSDLGKHVYGCYHSSCDDIHLVDPQAMVNNVRHVGMLLYGLAAADKLPARYTEQELRAMLVEQGLEQPLRIGGDWPWD
- the pth gene encoding aminoacyl-tRNA hydrolase, producing MKSLIVGLGNPGPEYADTRHNIGYQVLDLLAAHKGVRFQPARYGDHAEVRHKGRVLVLMKPTTFMNLSGKAVRYWVEQEKVPLERLLVITDDLALPFGTIRIRAKGGAGGHNGLTSIIELLGTEEFARLRFGIGSDFPQGRQSEYVLGPWGATERETLQARTELAAQAVLHFGLMGVTAAMNEFNKR
- the rnr gene encoding ribonuclease R → MPRERPQHRPGRIKDDVLAAIRRAGSAGITSQQLALKLGLKDKGHRYELFDAIDLLLDEGRIHSGKKGRYTATGGKDTSEGTIDIIASGAGYVRSLEAGADDVYIPQRDIGTALHGDTVLIKARGGRGSRPEGKVLEVLKRRRTEFVGTIHRHDGRTILVADDQRVQQPFFIGPADVNGAKEGDKAIIELGEWKDARDLPRGRVTRVLGRAGEHQVEMHAILAEFGLPLEFPESVLKASEEIPDGVIPAETARRRDVRAIPTLTIDPDDAKDLDDALSVRKLDNGNWEIGIHIADVSHYVKPGSVIDMEAASRATSVYLVDRVVPMLPEKLSNDLCSLNPHTDKLSFSAIFELDDRASLRGEWFGRTVMRSHHRFAYAEAQAIIDGANGPFKEEVLTLHRLSEIMRKERIDNGALEIGGNEVKFRLDEKGRPLGVYEKVMGPANWLIEEFMLLANKRVAAYVGRPRNGKPKPFVYRVHDLPDPEKVAQLRALAKSFGHELDTTHAEDLPQAINQLLRDVRGTEEENLIKQVAIRSMSKAIYTTENIGHYGLAFEHYTHFTSPIRRYPDLLVHRALAHYLANGLALDRESLELSCKHSSRMEKQAADAERASIKYKQAEYLRDRIGEEFDGTISGLTNWGIYVELVDNKCEGMIGLRELPGDVFAFDQERYVVAGHRTGRKFRLGDDLRVVVKAVDMDRRTVAFGLAGETMRTTSGKFERRSPQGARSAPAKKGFRQQKKAANRKGGRR
- a CDS encoding ferritin — its product is MLSKKIEAALNVQVAVEASSSQAYLAMASWAENQGLSGTAAFLYRHSDEERLHMLKLVKFINERGGRAVVPALKQPGTNYKTITDVFQALLDHETKVTNEINGVVDLCLKEKDYTTHNFMQWYVGEQIEEEALARTLIDKLNLIGNDKGGLYLFDRDLETMKGADGGNAAR
- a CDS encoding YfiR family protein; the encoded protein is MRSAQGRAKTKLAHSMIGRGYRTLLVLPFLLCSALPVQRDADKDTTAILQANYLYNIAKLVEWKDPAMRNGNFIIGVIGNANLYQELIKQYSTRTIGRQPIEVRKLPRTAEVEQCHILYVGRDDLALLPDIYKRNQGQPTMVVTEYQGALEDGAVVNFVKVDNLLKYELSLANAQKHGLVVGATLKNLAHRVEE
- a CDS encoding SpoIIE family protein phosphatase, whose translation is MRMTIGRKIGMGFGLFIFFALIVVVLTNRTLERSRAINEQINQVYSPSVDALVRLRNLTVSAHMLIKHWALLESRADAPEKTTLVELTTQELPRLLDRIDTLMSHWDREEVALMESAIAEMHTLFALHDRIKEMLPSLESYSDPFIHMARNDMAEEGGVLDQQHEVVLAGLDRLLDMQEDKRRHLGGSMIRSFDSLKFFVLYMGIVLVLIGAVIAVLIVRGIVRPLRRLRSVLLSLGRGVFPRTRIRTTNDEVGDMSKALTVLVDGLRRTTEFSHAVAAGDFTADYHPLSGEDVLGHALLKMRDELGERERVLEMKVIERTEEVVRQKEEVERQSRRIEELYNNVTDSIRYAKRIQESILPPERRIRELLPASFVLYRPKDIVSGDFYWFDQVDDKVLFAAVDCTGHGVPGAFMSLVGHNGLNMAVKEHGRSRPSEVLRELNRIAYEALHKDREESLVRDGMDMALCSYDPAGRVLEYAGANCPLYVVRGSELRQFAPDKNAIGSQHLNGQAFTDHRVKLEPGDMVYMFSDGYADQFGGPRGKKFLYRRFRDLLREISVLDPAQQKERLDEAFREWRAGHEQVDDILVIGMRA
- a CDS encoding ribose-phosphate pyrophosphokinase, with product MQQESSKIFSGTATRYLAEKIAAASGERLGEVTVARFSDGEFQPSYEETVRGELVFIIQSTFPPADNLFELLMLVDAAKRASAKRIVAVIPYFGFARQDRKDKPRVSIGAKLVANMLTAAGVDRIMTMDLHADQIQGFFEVPVDHLFASTIFLPYIKELGLKELVMAAPDTGGTKRANAYAKHLGVDMAICYKQRKVANQVDSMTVIGDVKDKNVVLVDDMIDTAGTLTKAADMMMDLGATSVRAVCTHAVLSGEAYERIERSALAELIVTDTIPLRPAKDAPTTKIKQLSVDHLFADVIRRVRSHESISSHFIIA